In one window of Anaerolineales bacterium DNA:
- a CDS encoding ComEC/Rec2 family competence protein produces MRLFSFSMAWLAGIGISRAVSIDSTEWSILAGISLAALLLFRRNPLSQVMFSLSLFFSLGGLRYVTSLPRIDANHVASHNDRGLPVTIEGIIVASPDLRDTYTGLKIEAQRIQTLDGEQTRVISGRLLAYVSPFEEYSYGDSVRLTGFVETPPVFETFSYREYLARQGIHSLMQDPVIAILEKRVGHPLLQSVYDFRGRALEIVQKIFPDPEASLLAGILLGIESGISPEVRTAFDKTGTTHIIAISGFNITIISALFISLFGRWLGVRRGAVAAGLAICLYTIFVGADAAVVRAAIMGGFVLLANRIGRQTHGMASLGGAAILMSIINPSVLWDVGFQLSFAATLGLILYAEPLQNWFVRTASRWVEESLAERLAGPIGEYILFTLAAQLTTLPLIAYYFRRISLASFLTNPVILPVQPAVMILAGLATLAGCLWLPLGNVLAWGAWPFAAFTIRTVDYFSRWNAASFSLGPVSFFVVAGFYLVLFTLTANLRIPAERHPRLACVRTRLESLRLSKTATLAALAVLAGFTWRGVVDRSDGRLHLTMLDTAGGDAILIQTPTGRHVLVDGGSSTMRLSTALGRRLPPLAAHLDWLVVGGTNEEQIAGLASAVERFSIGGVLISGDPSGPAYSKLIDSLMEMGSEICYAARGQILDLGSGAHLEVVEVGRRGAILRVTYGQASFLLTPGADPALVEALQQNRSFTTATALMLADSGYGAVNPPSLIARLQPRLALVSVTAGNDRNLPDWRVLEALEGTTLLRTDQHGWIHCFSDGEKLWVEVERTPN; encoded by the coding sequence ATGAGATTGTTCTCTTTCAGCATGGCTTGGCTGGCCGGAATCGGCATCAGCCGGGCCGTATCGATTGATTCCACAGAGTGGTCAATACTTGCGGGGATTTCGCTGGCCGCGTTGCTTCTCTTCCGCCGCAATCCGCTTTCCCAAGTCATGTTTTCGCTCAGCTTGTTTTTCTCACTGGGAGGGTTGCGGTACGTAACGTCCCTCCCCAGGATCGATGCGAACCACGTCGCCAGCCACAACGATCGCGGATTGCCTGTCACGATCGAAGGCATCATCGTCGCCTCACCCGACCTGCGCGATACGTACACGGGTTTGAAAATCGAAGCCCAAAGAATCCAAACCTTGGACGGCGAACAGACCCGGGTGATATCGGGCAGACTCCTGGCGTACGTGTCTCCGTTCGAGGAATACAGCTACGGGGACAGCGTTCGCCTGACCGGATTCGTCGAGACACCTCCCGTCTTCGAAACGTTTTCCTATCGAGAATACCTCGCCCGGCAGGGAATTCACAGCCTGATGCAAGATCCCGTGATCGCCATATTGGAAAAGAGAGTGGGTCATCCCCTGCTTCAAAGCGTATACGATTTCCGCGGGCGCGCATTGGAAATCGTGCAGAAGATCTTTCCCGATCCGGAAGCGTCCCTGCTCGCCGGAATACTGCTGGGCATCGAAAGCGGCATCTCACCCGAAGTACGTACGGCGTTCGACAAGACCGGCACGACGCACATCATCGCCATATCCGGATTCAACATCACCATCATCAGCGCCCTCTTCATTTCACTGTTCGGACGCTGGCTGGGCGTTCGTCGGGGCGCCGTCGCAGCCGGGTTGGCGATTTGCTTGTATACCATCTTCGTCGGCGCAGACGCAGCCGTGGTGCGTGCGGCCATCATGGGCGGCTTCGTCCTGTTGGCGAACCGCATCGGCCGGCAGACGCACGGCATGGCCTCCCTGGGAGGCGCAGCGATCTTGATGAGCATCATCAACCCGAGCGTGCTCTGGGACGTGGGATTTCAACTGTCTTTTGCGGCCACGTTGGGCCTCATCCTTTACGCCGAACCCCTTCAGAATTGGTTCGTACGCACAGCCAGCAGATGGGTGGAGGAAAGCCTCGCAGAACGCCTCGCCGGACCCATCGGTGAATACATTCTCTTCACCCTGGCTGCACAGCTCACCACGCTGCCCCTGATCGCATACTATTTCCGCCGCATCTCGCTCGCCTCGTTCCTCACCAATCCCGTGATCTTGCCGGTCCAACCCGCGGTGATGATCCTGGCGGGATTGGCCACCCTGGCGGGCTGCTTGTGGCTTCCGTTGGGGAACGTCCTCGCCTGGGGCGCGTGGCCTTTCGCGGCGTTTACCATTCGAACGGTCGACTATTTCTCCCGTTGGAACGCAGCCAGCTTTTCCCTGGGCCCCGTTTCGTTCTTCGTCGTCGCAGGATTCTATCTGGTTCTCTTCACCCTCACCGCGAACCTTCGAATTCCGGCGGAACGCCATCCCCGCCTGGCGTGCGTGCGCACGCGTTTGGAATCGCTGCGACTATCGAAAACTGCGACGCTGGCTGCGCTGGCCGTGCTGGCCGGGTTCACCTGGCGCGGCGTCGTCGACCGATCCGACGGACGTTTGCACCTCACCATGCTCGACACGGCTGGCGGCGACGCCATACTGATCCAGACCCCCACAGGGAGGCACGTCCTCGTCGACGGCGGCAGCAGTACGATGCGTCTGTCCACCGCGCTGGGTCGACGGCTTCCACCGCTCGCTGCCCACCTGGATTGGCTCGTGGTCGGCGGGACAAACGAAGAACAGATCGCAGGATTGGCGAGCGCCGTCGAACGTTTCTCGATCGGCGGGGTTCTCATTTCAGGGGATCCGAGCGGCCCGGCCTACAGCAAGTTGATCGACTCCCTCATGGAAATGGGCAGCGAAATCTGTTATGCAGCCCGCGGACAGATTCTCGATCTTGGATCGGGAGCACATCTCGAGGTCGTCGAGGTTGGCCGGCGCGGCGCGATCCTTCGGGTTACTTACGGGCAAGCGAGCTTCCTGCTCACACCTGGGGCGGACCCCGCGTTGGTCGAAGCGTTGCAGCAAAATCGCAGTTTTACAACCGCTACGGCGCTGATGCTCGCAGACAGCGGATACGGCGCGGTAAACCCGCCCAGTCTGATCGCCCGCCTGCAGCCCCGACTGGCTCTGGTTTCCGTGACGGCCGGGAACGATCGCAACCTGCCCGACTGGCGCGTGCTTGAAGCACTGGAGGGAACGACGCTTCTGCGTACCGACCAACATGGCTGGATTCACTGCTTCAGCGATGGAGAAAAACTTTGGGTCGAGGTCGAGCGAACGCCAAACTGA
- the deoC gene encoding deoxyribose-phosphate aldolase, which produces MTNKESTQVPINRLIDHTLLKADASEDQIRQLCDEAVEYKFYTVCVNPYYVKLCAQLLGGTDSLVCSVVGFPLGATLTEVKVFETQRVLRDGASEVDMVMNIGALKSDQMDVVREDMAKVADTCHQGEAILKVIIEAALLTDEEKETACQTAVDAGADFVKTSTGFGPGGASIEDVALMRHVVGPDIGVKAAGGIHTYAQAQQMIAAGATRIGASAGVKIVKESM; this is translated from the coding sequence GTGACGAATAAAGAATCAACCCAGGTGCCTATCAACCGCCTCATCGACCATACGCTGCTCAAAGCGGATGCCAGCGAGGACCAAATCCGCCAGCTTTGTGACGAGGCCGTGGAATACAAATTCTATACAGTATGCGTGAACCCCTACTATGTAAAACTGTGCGCGCAGCTGCTCGGTGGGACAGACAGCCTGGTGTGTTCGGTCGTAGGTTTCCCACTGGGCGCCACGCTTACGGAAGTCAAGGTCTTCGAGACGCAGCGGGTGCTGCGGGACGGGGCGAGCGAAGTAGATATGGTGATGAACATCGGTGCGTTAAAATCGGACCAGATGGATGTAGTGCGGGAGGATATGGCCAAAGTAGCAGATACCTGTCACCAAGGTGAAGCCATCCTCAAGGTGATTATCGAAGCCGCGTTGCTCACGGACGAAGAGAAGGAAACTGCCTGTCAGACTGCAGTGGATGCAGGGGCGGATTTTGTCAAAACCTCGACGGGTTTCGGCCCTGGTGGAGCGAGCATCGAAGACGTGGCATTGATGCGCCACGTCGTGGGACCTGATATCGGCGTGAAAGCCGCAGGCGGGATTCACACGTACGCGCAGGCACAGCAAATGATCGCTGCCGGGGCAACGAGAATCGGTGCGAGCGCCGGGGTGAAGATCGTAAAAGAGTCGATGTAA
- a CDS encoding serine protease, which produces MKRKTKTIIIILAIANVGMLIAVAVFAISSLGIFEGGLGFLSGSSSDMQVEVRAPSEVTVGDTFDVFVDVENLGSGNLTVDEILLPQNLLEAATVLDVFPGSLDQVNEGSMTGFVIDFILVPQEVREFRFRMQAGEAVEFNGSFNVKAGSKQVSAATSLVIDGAAEELADDVEAIATQAPTPKPASEIPFSSVVKITAMYMENGSLTPGWSGSGSIISSDGLILTNAHVVLPDKFFPVDALKISMTGEPDQPPTDAYYAEVLQADYQLDVAVIRITTNIDKHEIVPSELNLPAVPLGDAGQIQLGDSLIILGYPGIGGQTITLTRGEVSGFTSEETYGDRAFIKTSATIAGGNSGGLVVDSAGYLVAIPTQLGYGGEDQFVDCRVIVDTNRDGVVDGRDSCVPTGGFINALRPIDLAMPLIEAAQRGEYNIVEQPKPNITMPQGKTLVYQEDFSSRSAGWRHERNEAAFVGYQNGEYVFQINWEGYYFWGNPGKSYGDLILSVDSRIVTPVEGADFGVICRAEDDGNFYAMTMTGDGWFSIWKAEDYGIEWLWEWDYTREIPKNSSYTITAACISSELTLAINDIVVAQVTDYTFTDGDIGLIAGTYTEGGFSVAFDNLVVKLP; this is translated from the coding sequence ATGAAAAGGAAAACGAAAACCATCATCATCATTTTAGCGATTGCAAATGTAGGCATGCTGATCGCCGTCGCGGTGTTCGCGATCTCGAGTTTGGGGATCTTCGAAGGCGGCCTGGGCTTTCTTTCCGGCTCTTCGAGCGATATGCAGGTCGAGGTGCGTGCGCCTTCCGAGGTAACGGTCGGAGATACGTTCGATGTGTTTGTCGACGTGGAAAATCTCGGCAGTGGAAACCTGACCGTGGATGAGATCCTGCTGCCGCAGAATCTTCTCGAGGCTGCCACGGTGCTCGATGTCTTTCCCGGGTCGCTCGATCAGGTGAATGAAGGCTCAATGACCGGCTTCGTGATCGATTTCATTCTCGTTCCCCAGGAAGTGCGCGAGTTCCGCTTCCGCATGCAGGCCGGCGAGGCTGTAGAATTCAACGGCAGCTTCAACGTCAAGGCGGGATCGAAGCAGGTTTCTGCGGCCACAAGCCTGGTGATCGATGGTGCAGCGGAAGAATTGGCAGACGACGTGGAGGCGATCGCAACGCAGGCTCCGACGCCCAAGCCGGCCTCCGAAATTCCATTTTCCTCGGTTGTCAAAATCACGGCAATGTACATGGAAAACGGGAGCCTTACACCGGGGTGGAGCGGATCCGGTTCGATCATCTCCTCTGACGGTTTGATTTTGACCAACGCTCACGTCGTGCTGCCAGACAAGTTTTTTCCCGTCGACGCACTCAAGATTTCGATGACCGGCGAGCCGGATCAACCGCCTACCGATGCTTACTACGCCGAGGTACTTCAAGCCGACTATCAACTCGACGTCGCTGTGATCCGCATCACCACGAATATCGACAAGCATGAGATCGTTCCGTCCGAGCTCAACTTACCGGCGGTGCCTCTGGGAGATGCCGGCCAGATTCAATTGGGGGACTCGTTGATCATTCTCGGTTATCCGGGAATCGGCGGGCAGACGATTACGCTCACGCGTGGCGAAGTGAGCGGTTTTACCTCCGAGGAGACGTACGGCGATCGCGCCTTCATCAAGACTTCGGCGACGATCGCGGGCGGGAACAGTGGAGGTTTGGTGGTCGATTCGGCAGGATATCTGGTCGCCATTCCCACACAACTTGGCTACGGTGGAGAGGATCAGTTCGTGGATTGCCGCGTGATCGTCGACACCAACCGCGACGGGGTTGTCGATGGACGGGACAGCTGCGTTCCGACGGGCGGTTTCATCAATGCGTTGCGCCCGATCGATCTGGCCATGCCCTTGATCGAGGCCGCACAGCGCGGCGAATACAACATCGTCGAGCAGCCCAAACCGAACATTACGATGCCACAGGGGAAGACACTCGTCTATCAGGAAGATTTTTCGAGTAGGTCTGCGGGCTGGCGGCACGAGCGCAATGAAGCCGCTTTCGTTGGCTACCAAAACGGCGAGTATGTCTTTCAAATCAATTGGGAGGGGTATTACTTCTGGGGAAATCCGGGAAAGAGTTACGGCGATTTGATTCTCAGCGTCGATTCACGCATCGTCACGCCGGTGGAGGGCGCGGATTTCGGCGTGATCTGCCGCGCCGAAGATGACGGCAATTTTTACGCCATGACGATGACCGGCGATGGCTGGTTTTCCATCTGGAAAGCGGAAGATTACGGCATCGAATGGTTGTGGGAATGGGATTACACACGTGAAATTCCTAAAAATAGTTCCTACACGATTACGGCCGCATGTATCAGCAGCGAACTGACGCTTGCGATCAACGACATCGTCGTCGCGCAAGTCACGGATTACACGTTCACGGACGGCGATATCGGGTTGATCGCCGGGACGTACACCGAAGGCGGCTTTTCCGTGGCGTTCGACAATCTGGTGGTGAAGCTGCCTTGA